The Diachasmimorpha longicaudata isolate KC_UGA_2023 chromosome 2, iyDiaLong2, whole genome shotgun sequence genome segment TCCAATTTTGGATCGAGTTATTTTAGTTTAAATGACTACTGTAGACTCCTGTAACTGCTGTAACGGGTATTATTGCGAGGGAATGTAAAGGAATGaaggtaaataaaatataaatattgacaGTAGTTAACAACAAAACTTTTCAAATATAAACTACACGAAATGACATGTGCCacgatatgaaaaaaaaaattaaatcagaaTGATCCATAAAGTTTACAGAATACGTATATTATCACTGCGTGTAACGTATAAAGTACTAACTTACTGATATTATTCGCCCTGAagatataaatattcattcacctatttttgttttttaaatcatcGTCATTTTGTCATTTGTATATGGTACTCATAGATCTTGGAgttgaggggaaaaataaatatatcatcAAGGGTTAAGTCTAATTGGATATTTATttcgtgaagaaaaaaaaaattttatatggaTAACGTCATGAATAAAGAGTTCATCGATTATaatttgaatgataaaaaaaaatatgtacattgaaataaatatttattttgaacgTATGAGACAACGGGGTGTACACAAGGAAcatggaaataattaatattttcaattgtgaAATGGCGACCAAAGAATTAAATTAAAGAGaatgtaaattttgaatttggtGTTCTGGACAAACTTTTTCGTGTTGTTATTGAGAgggaaaagaatgaaaaatagaatcaaattGAATGCTTAAATCACTGTAGCAACTTCCCATTGATATTACCCATGTTCTCTCCAAGTTGAccttgcgaaaaaaaaatattaaaacccAATAGTCGaacgaattaattgaatagtgAGAACACGAAAGAGTTTTTCTTACAGCCCGTTTAAACTTCATAATCATAATATACAATGACAACCACCAAAAAAAgttaagaaataaaaataggcACCTTCTTTATGTATTATGCATCTCTGTACAATCGCCCTATGTGCAACGGTTATTCATGAATAAAACGAAATTTGTGGAAAATTACTGACAAGTATTCCCGAGTGTATGTAGTACCAACCAATCGGCGGCCCTTAATACGAATATCTTAGTGAACAATGACAAATGCAGAATACCTTTATCAGTTGATTGAAACTACATCCGTGTGTTCTTTAGTAATGTATAATTTCTCCCATCGGAAAACCAATGGAATCTCCCAATGTTCACATtgatgaatattatttatcattcttAACGCGAATAAAACGACTATAAACAATATTGTGAGGTATTAATGTCATATATCGCATTCAATTCCTCAAGATTATCAGAATCTATAACTGAAATCTTGAACTGTTCCTGGgaatatgtgaaaaaaaattatgcgaaGGGGAATATCCCCAACAATATCAACAGGCATATTCAATTCCATAATATATATTTCTTCAATATCCAGATGAATAAGGATTCCTTATCACTATCATGGATTAACACAGCTACAACATAATCGAAATATTTAAACATGCGCAGGTTTCCAGTCGAGcacaaatgaaatttattcatgaTGATGACGGTCTACTTTCTCCTCGGCTCCATTGACACCCAGAAGCCTCCCTTGGCGGCCATACCCAAGACCTTCCTATCGAATTCCAACGGCAGTATCATCTTCTCCCCAATACTGAGATTGCACTTGAGAACGAGATGAAAGATGAGCACCTTCATCTCCATCAGAGCGAATCGATTACCAATGCACATTCTGGGTCCAATACCAAAGGGAAAATACGCAGGTGAATGGAGAATCTTGGGATCCTCAATAAACCTCTCCGGGTAGAACTTCTCCGGCTCATGGAAGTAATCCGGATGTATATGAAGTGCATACACCGGAATCCACACTCGATCGCCGGCTTTTAAAAGGACTGGCTTTTTTCCAGGTAATGCTGGAGGTAGTTCAAACTCCTTTGTACAGAGTCTGTCTAGAGCTACTCCTATTGGGTACAGCCTCAGGCACTCATTCACAAGAGCATCGAGATATTTCATGTTATTGATAGCTTCGTATGTGACACTCTGATCGCACTGTTCATAGACCTCATCGACTTCCTTTTGCAATTTCCTTTGAACATCCGGATCCATGGCAATGTGATGGGCCACGAAGCACATGGCCGAGGACGTTGTGTCAAATCCCCCAAAGAAAAAGACAAATGCCTGGGACACCATATCACGAATATCAAGCCCAGGGCCCCCGTCCTCTTTATTCTTTCGCGCCTCCATCATCAATTGAATCATATCAGGACGTACGATTCCCTCCTTATCTCTGGCATCAATCGTACTCTGCACAAGTTCCACGAAGAACTTATCAATCTTAGGGTCTAGGACGTGAATTCCCAGGATTTTTGTCAGCCATGGCAACGATTTCATCAACTGCATCTTCACCAGCGTGAATCCTTGGAAAATACTCGCTTTCCTCCCCAGCacataaaaatcattgttCGGATTTTTCATAGAATCCACTGCAACACCAAACGCACAAGTTGCAATCACATCTGTTGCATATCGAGCGGAGGCATCTTTCATGTTGTACGTGATGGGTTTCGAGGAGGTCTCATTTGCAATGTGATTGGCAAAATTCTCAGCGCAGTCTGACATAAGTTTGAACATTCCTTTCATTTTGCTAGAGGTGAAGGCCGGGCTCAACAGGTTCCTCATCTCTCGCCATTTATTACCTCTGAGACCAGCCAGGTTGTTACCAAACAGAGGCTCTTGTTCCGGATCTACCATCGCTGTTCGATCAACAAAATGATCGAAATGCTTGACACCCACACTTTTGATTACTTCAATATCTCGTAGAACCACTACTGGACTATTCATCAAATCGTAGAAACCGACGTATTTGGCTGTTTCGCTGATGTTGTACATTCTTTTAATCATTTCACCGATAGAAATCCGTTGGAATATGAGAGGAGTCATACTGCCAAGAATGGGAAGACCTCTCGCATGTATTATATCCTTTTCATCGAAGAATTTCTTTCTCCGTAGGGAGTAGTAGACTCCCAATAGTACCGCGAGGATAGTAAAATAAATTGTCCAGCTctccattattttattatttgtttataaataaatgaagagtCTTGCACATAACAAGGATTTTTTAGCACTGACGTGAATAGCGACAGTCATTCAGACCGGTTGAGGCGCGACTGAATCGGAACAAATCTCAAGTGACGAACAAGGCCAAAACACTCCACATCAGTGCAGATATGACGCAGTATCCATGAGCACTTTTCGCGTGTTTACCGCGCAACAGATGACTCGATATTGCAACAAAAACAGTTTGGCTTAAAGGTCGAATTGTCTAGACGTGCATTAGCGGAAAATAGAATATAAAGTACTGATAAGGTAACAATCGCAAAAACATGCGTAATTAGACTTTTTTGCTGTTTGCATTCGTAA includes the following:
- the LOC135159812 gene encoding cytochrome P450 9e2-like, whose translation is MESWTIYFTILAVLLGVYYSLRRKKFFDEKDIIHARGLPILGSMTPLIFQRISIGEMIKRMYNISETAKYVGFYDLMNSPVVVLRDIEVIKSVGVKHFDHFVDRTAMVDPEQEPLFGNNLAGLRGNKWREMRNLLSPAFTSSKMKGMFKLMSDCAENFANHIANETSSKPITYNMKDASARYATDVIATCAFGVAVDSMKNPNNDFYVLGRKASIFQGFTLVKMQLMKSLPWLTKILGIHVLDPKIDKFFVELVQSTIDARDKEGIVRPDMIQLMMEARKNKEDGGPGLDIRDMVSQAFVFFFGGFDTTSSAMCFVAHHIAMDPDVQRKLQKEVDEVYEQCDQSVTYEAINNMKYLDALVNECLRLYPIGVALDRLCTKEFELPPALPGKKPVLLKAGDRVWIPVYALHIHPDYFHEPEKFYPERFIEDPKILHSPAYFPFGIGPRMCIGNRFALMEMKVLIFHLVLKCNLSIGEKMILPLEFDRKVLGMAAKGGFWVSMEPRRK